A part of Candidatus Aquicultor sp. genomic DNA contains:
- the accB gene encoding acetyl-CoA carboxylase biotin carboxyl carrier protein: MKARPVKVTDTTLRDAHQSLWATRMRTDDMLKILEKHDKIGYWSLETWGGATFDATLRFLDENPWDRLRVIKKHAPRTPLQMLLRGQNLVGYRQYPDDIVRRFVHTSVKNGMHVFRIFDALNDTRNVKVAIEAVKEAGGHAQGAVCYTISPVHTLEHYVETALEMVEMGVDSICIKDMAALLTPYRTFKLVERFRKEIDLPIDLHCHYIGGMAPMNYLKAIEAGVDIIDTATVPLAFGNSQPAVEMIVAALKETPYDTGFELEDLYEIAEYWEKVRAERGFQRGVTSLTHMRVFSHQVPGGMISNLHSQLEQQKALDRLNEVLEEIPRVRAEVGYPPLVTPMSQIVGTQAVLNVLTGKRWAIIPDEMKQYVKGLYGRAPGAIDKEIQTKILGGDKPLTCRPADLITETFEDYAKQIGDLARNEEDVLTYALFPNEARKYLEAHIEGAEKAVFMMSEEIRAVKEDGYMDVNQVRELIKLVEESGVSEVTVEEEGVKISVRKGGVLAAESTAMVTGNGGATQAEAAPKDNYPSHWKKVTAPMVGTFYRSTSPDADPFVQVGDEVSEGQTLCIVEAMKLMNEIAAEEGGVIREICVENGHPVEYGQLLFVYEPAA; encoded by the coding sequence ATGAAAGCTAGACCAGTAAAAGTTACCGATACAACGTTACGAGATGCGCACCAGTCGCTGTGGGCGACGCGAATGCGCACGGATGATATGCTTAAAATCCTTGAAAAGCACGATAAAATCGGCTATTGGTCGCTCGAGACCTGGGGCGGTGCTACATTTGACGCCACGCTGCGTTTTCTCGATGAGAACCCGTGGGATCGGTTGCGCGTTATAAAGAAGCACGCACCGCGTACGCCGTTGCAGATGCTGCTTCGCGGGCAAAACCTTGTCGGCTACCGCCAGTACCCTGATGATATCGTGCGCAGGTTCGTCCACACCTCGGTAAAGAACGGCATGCATGTCTTCAGGATATTCGATGCGCTCAACGATACGAGGAACGTCAAAGTAGCAATCGAGGCGGTAAAAGAGGCGGGCGGCCACGCTCAGGGCGCGGTCTGCTATACGATCAGCCCGGTACACACGCTTGAGCACTATGTGGAAACCGCTCTTGAAATGGTCGAAATGGGCGTTGATTCAATTTGCATCAAGGACATGGCGGCCTTGCTCACCCCGTATCGCACGTTTAAACTGGTCGAGCGATTCCGTAAGGAGATCGACCTGCCGATAGATCTACACTGCCACTACATCGGCGGTATGGCCCCGATGAATTATCTCAAGGCGATTGAGGCGGGTGTTGATATCATCGATACGGCGACCGTTCCACTGGCATTCGGTAATTCGCAACCTGCGGTCGAGATGATCGTGGCGGCGCTTAAAGAGACGCCGTACGATACCGGATTTGAACTGGAAGATCTCTATGAGATCGCCGAGTATTGGGAGAAAGTCCGCGCCGAGCGGGGCTTCCAGCGAGGCGTTACCAGCCTGACCCATATGAGGGTCTTTTCGCATCAGGTACCGGGAGGAATGATATCCAACCTTCACAGCCAGCTCGAGCAGCAGAAGGCGCTCGACCGTCTTAATGAAGTGCTGGAGGAGATCCCGCGTGTGCGCGCCGAGGTTGGTTATCCGCCGCTGGTCACACCGATGAGCCAGATTGTCGGCACCCAGGCCGTGCTCAACGTTCTAACAGGCAAGCGCTGGGCGATTATTCCCGATGAAATGAAGCAGTACGTGAAAGGTCTCTACGGGCGTGCTCCCGGCGCGATTGATAAGGAAATTCAGACGAAAATACTCGGCGGTGACAAGCCGCTTACATGCAGGCCTGCCGATCTAATTACTGAAACGTTCGAAGATTACGCAAAACAAATCGGCGATCTCGCAAGAAACGAAGAAGACGTGTTGACATATGCGCTGTTCCCGAACGAAGCTCGCAAGTACTTGGAGGCCCACATTGAAGGCGCAGAGAAAGCCGTATTTATGATGAGTGAAGAAATTCGGGCCGTCAAGGAGGACGGATATATGGATGTGAACCAAGTTAGAGAGCTGATAAAGCTCGTTGAAGAAAGCGGTGTTTCAGAAGTAACCGTTGAGGAAGAGGGCGTTAAGATATCCGTTCGCAAAGGCGGCGTTCTTGCAGCGGAGTCAACGGCAATGGTTACCGGTAATGGTGGAGCTACGCAGGCTGAAGCCGCGCCAAAAGATAATTATCCTTCCCACTGGAAGAAAGTCACCGCACCGATGGTCGGAACGTTCTATCGCTCGACGTCACCGGATGCAGATCCGTTTGTTCAGGTCGGCGATGAGGTGAGCGAAGGTCAGACGCTCTGCATCGTCGAGGCTATGAAGCTCATGAATGAAATTGCTGCCGAAGAAGGCGGCGTTATTCGTGAGATCTGCGTCGAAAACGGTCATCCGGTAGAATACGGACAGCTCTTGTTTGTATACGAACCGGCAGCATAA
- the accC gene encoding acetyl-CoA carboxylase biotin carboxylase subunit: MFKKVLIANRGEIAVRVIRACKELDIATVAIYSEADAEALHTKLADEAVCVGPAQSNRSYLNIPNIISAAEVTGAEAIHPGYGFLAENPQFADICKSCHITFIGPPAEAIESMGHKSEARRRMTAANVPVTPGTSGSVTDHKEALAAAEEIGYPVIIKASAGGGGRGMRIAQNKKELIKFLQMAQSEAKAAFGNDDVYMEKYVQEPRHVEFQILADAHGNVIHLGDRDCSIQRRHQKLIEESPSPSISEETRKEMGEVAVRAAKSVGYVNAGTIEFLVEPDGRYYFMEMNTRVQVEHPVTEMVTGIDIIKEQIRIAAGEKLDITQDDVKRLGHAIEFRINAEDPSRDFMPAGGKVELFNPPGGPGVRVDSHLYTGYDVPNYYDSLLAKLIVLGKDRDEAINRGRRALEEFVIMGPATTIPFHLKVLDNAFFKKGEVYTNFISRWVLNE, translated from the coding sequence TTGTTTAAGAAGGTCTTGATAGCCAACAGAGGCGAAATTGCGGTTCGCGTAATCAGGGCATGCAAAGAGCTCGACATAGCGACCGTTGCGATATATTCGGAGGCTGATGCGGAAGCGCTGCATACGAAACTTGCCGATGAAGCGGTATGCGTCGGTCCTGCGCAAAGCAACCGCAGCTATCTAAATATCCCAAATATTATCAGCGCGGCGGAAGTAACCGGCGCTGAAGCCATTCATCCCGGCTACGGCTTTTTAGCGGAAAACCCGCAGTTTGCCGATATCTGCAAATCGTGCCACATCACGTTCATCGGCCCTCCGGCCGAGGCGATTGAATCGATGGGCCATAAATCGGAGGCGCGTCGCAGAATGACGGCGGCAAATGTGCCGGTTACGCCGGGCACAAGCGGCTCGGTAACCGATCATAAAGAAGCGCTTGCGGCGGCCGAGGAAATCGGTTATCCGGTCATCATTAAGGCGTCTGCCGGCGGCGGAGGGCGCGGTATGCGTATCGCGCAAAACAAGAAAGAACTCATAAAGTTCTTGCAGATGGCACAATCGGAAGCCAAAGCGGCTTTCGGAAACGACGATGTATACATGGAAAAATACGTACAGGAACCGCGTCACGTCGAGTTTCAGATTTTGGCCGACGCGCACGGCAACGTAATCCATCTGGGCGACCGCGATTGCTCGATCCAGCGCCGTCATCAGAAGCTCATAGAGGAATCGCCGTCTCCGTCAATAAGCGAAGAAACGCGTAAAGAAATGGGCGAGGTTGCGGTTCGTGCCGCGAAATCGGTCGGCTACGTCAATGCGGGAACGATAGAATTTCTGGTCGAGCCGGACGGGCGCTACTACTTTATGGAAATGAACACCAGGGTACAGGTTGAGCACCCGGTGACCGAGATGGTCACCGGCATCGATATTATCAAAGAGCAAATCCGTATCGCTGCCGGAGAAAAGCTTGATATTACACAAGATGATGTAAAGCGGCTCGGGCACGCGATTGAGTTTAGAATCAATGCCGAAGATCCGTCGCGGGATTTTATGCCCGCAGGCGGTAAAGTCGAACTGTTCAATCCCCCAGGCGGGCCCGGTGTCAGGGTCGACAGCCACCTCTATACAGGCTATGATGTGCCTAACTATTATGACTCGTTGCTCGCAAAATTGATTGTATTAGGGAAAGATAGAGATGAAGCTATCAATAGGGGCAGAAGGGCTTTGGAAGAGTTTGTAATTATGGGTCCGGCAACGACGATTCCCTTTCATTTGAAGGTACTTGATAACGCCTTCTTTAAGAAAGGGGAAGTATACACGAACTTCATTTCTAGATGGGTGTTGAACGAATAA
- the nusB gene encoding transcription antitermination factor NusB, with protein MMSERRKARKDALEILYENEITGRPIDEIVRNRRLARGEEPSEFTMELVEGVEVHKERIDKLISEHTDNWALERMPLVDRNIMRIGLFELLYKKDIPFSVSINEAVELAKTYGMEESSKFVNGILGRIATELKEAGHEKEV; from the coding sequence ATGATGTCGGAACGCAGAAAAGCGCGGAAAGACGCGCTTGAAATTCTATATGAAAATGAGATAACCGGCCGCCCAATAGACGAGATTGTGCGAAACAGGCGCCTCGCACGAGGCGAAGAGCCGAGTGAATTTACTATGGAGCTTGTCGAGGGCGTTGAAGTGCACAAAGAACGGATTGATAAGCTCATTAGCGAGCATACGGATAATTGGGCACTTGAGCGCATGCCGCTGGTTGACCGGAATATTATGCGTATCGGCCTATTCGAGCTGCTGTATAAAAAGGATATACCGTTTAGCGTATCCATAAATGAAGCCGTTGAACTCGCAAAAACCTATGGCATGGAAGAATCAAGCAAGTTCGTTAACGGGATTCTCGGTCGCATAGCTACAGAGCTTAAAGAGGCTGGGCATGAGAAAGAAGTGTAG
- the xseB gene encoding exodeoxyribonuclease VII small subunit — METASFDQALNRLEEIAEQVRRKDVSLEDSLDLLEESVRLASVCNQQIDYTAWLPQEYDEASGDDVGAE; from the coding sequence TTGGAAACAGCATCGTTTGATCAAGCACTCAATCGCCTCGAAGAGATTGCAGAACAAGTGCGAAGAAAAGACGTAAGCCTTGAGGATTCACTCGATCTGCTCGAGGAAAGCGTCCGTCTTGCATCTGTCTGCAACCAGCAAATCGACTATACCGCATGGCTTCCCCAGGAATATGATGAGGCATCAGGGGACGATGTAGGTGCCGAGTAG
- a CDS encoding farnesyl diphosphate synthase has translation MPSRYPEKTRRIVEGGLERYFSGTNYPPQLSEPMSYSLFSGGKRFRGILVIESARIFGLAAEDVLPTACALEYIHTYSLIHDDLPALDNDDLRRSKPTCHKVYGENMAILAGDALNTEAFNLISSSQRADTAERIVRVIRELASAAGAAGMVGGQVVDIISEGAAIDTDTLSYIHEKKTGELITASVRCGGILGGANEAELESLTRYARNLGLAFQITDDILDVVGDTAVLGKSVGSDERKEKATFPEIYGLEVAREMANETVNSAKKALEGLSGDTSVLADLADFVCERQF, from the coding sequence GTGCCGAGTAGGTATCCTGAAAAAACCCGGAGAATCGTTGAAGGCGGCCTTGAGCGCTACTTTTCAGGCACCAATTATCCACCGCAATTGTCTGAGCCGATGAGCTACAGCCTTTTTTCAGGAGGAAAACGCTTCCGGGGTATTCTCGTAATTGAGAGCGCTCGTATTTTCGGCTTAGCGGCCGAGGATGTATTGCCGACAGCGTGCGCGCTCGAATATATCCACACCTATTCACTCATCCACGACGATTTACCCGCTCTCGATAATGATGATTTGCGCCGTAGTAAACCAACATGTCATAAAGTGTACGGCGAGAATATGGCGATTCTGGCGGGAGACGCTTTGAACACTGAGGCGTTCAATCTTATCAGTAGTTCGCAACGGGCCGATACCGCAGAAAGAATCGTGCGTGTAATTCGTGAGCTGGCTTCGGCTGCCGGCGCGGCCGGCATGGTCGGCGGTCAGGTCGTCGATATAATCTCCGAAGGAGCGGCGATCGATACCGATACGCTCAGCTATATCCACGAGAAGAAGACCGGTGAGCTTATTACCGCTTCGGTGCGTTGCGGAGGTATTCTTGGAGGGGCAAACGAGGCTGAGCTTGAGAGTCTGACGCGTTATGCTCGTAATCTTGGTTTGGCGTTTCAGATAACCGATGACATTTTGGATGTGGTTGGGGACACAGCCGTTTTGGGTAAGTCGGTAGGGAGCGACGAGCGCAAAGAGAAAGCGACGTTCCCCGAGATTTACGGCCTAGAGGTCGCACGGGAGATGGCAAATGAGACAGTGAACAGCGCAAAGAAGGCGCTTGAAGGTCTATCCGGCGATACGTCCGTCTTGGCGGATCTTGCCGATTTTGTGTGCGAGCGGCAGTTTTAG
- the dxs gene encoding 1-deoxy-D-xylulose-5-phosphate synthase, with translation MEYKLLNTVKSPNDIKQLSYGELAELAGELRNRLVETVAETGGHLASSLGVVELTLALHRLLDSPKDKIIWDVGHQAYTHKILTGRNEALSTLRQYGGLAGFPKKSESEHDFFDAGHASNSISVALGMAEARNIRGGDEHIVAVIGDGSLTGGIAYEALNQAGHLNTRLIVVLNDNEMSISPNVGAMSTYLAQVRLDPGHAKLRKEIEQRIKKLPAIGELVYDIGMHVKESVKALLVPGMLFEELGFTYMGPIDGHDIRELEQNLTIAKQVDGPVLLHVVTKKGLGYAPAVERPEKWHGIAPFVRHTGEVKASSALPTYTEIFGRTLVDLAKENDKIIAITAAMSSGTGLNGFASEFPERFYDVGIAEQHAVTFAAGLAIEGYRPVVAIYSTFLQRAFDQIIQDVVLQDLPVVFAIDRAGIVGEDGPTHHGAFDLSYLRSIPGLVVMAPKDEDELRHMLHTALAMKKPVAIRYPRDKGLGVDMSGEYRVIPEGQAEILVKGSDVCLLAVGRMVQSSLDAAQLLEERGISASVVNMRYIKPLDAEILRWALKNHYLIVTVEENSLMGGFGSAVLEAAAEQGESTPVLRLGLPDRFISHGSIKRLLAEVGLDSNGIAYSVNRKLDDIRPPKTRPSLVEKRTPGKKASVVER, from the coding sequence ATGGAGTATAAGTTATTAAATACTGTTAAAAGTCCTAACGATATAAAGCAGTTATCCTATGGCGAGCTGGCCGAGCTGGCCGGTGAACTGCGTAACCGCCTGGTCGAGACCGTAGCGGAAACCGGTGGGCATCTGGCTTCAAGTCTCGGTGTGGTCGAGCTTACGCTAGCGCTCCACCGCTTGCTGGACAGCCCAAAGGACAAGATAATCTGGGATGTCGGCCATCAAGCATATACCCATAAAATCTTAACCGGTAGGAACGAGGCGCTCTCAACGCTCAGGCAATATGGCGGCCTTGCGGGATTTCCAAAGAAGAGCGAAAGCGAGCATGATTTCTTCGATGCCGGTCATGCCAGCAACTCGATTAGCGTTGCCCTCGGCATGGCGGAGGCGAGGAATATACGGGGCGGCGACGAGCATATCGTCGCGGTTATAGGTGACGGCTCGCTAACCGGAGGGATTGCGTACGAAGCGCTTAACCAGGCAGGGCATCTAAACACCCGCCTTATAGTTGTTCTCAATGACAACGAAATGTCGATATCGCCTAACGTCGGTGCTATGTCGACCTATCTCGCGCAGGTCAGGCTCGACCCAGGGCACGCCAAGCTGCGTAAAGAGATCGAACAGAGAATTAAGAAACTGCCCGCTATCGGCGAGCTGGTGTATGACATAGGAATGCACGTAAAAGAAAGCGTAAAAGCGTTGCTTGTGCCGGGTATGTTATTCGAAGAGCTCGGTTTTACTTATATGGGCCCAATCGATGGCCATGATATACGTGAGCTGGAGCAAAACCTTACGATTGCCAAACAGGTCGATGGCCCGGTCTTGCTTCATGTGGTAACCAAGAAAGGTCTCGGGTATGCGCCCGCGGTTGAACGCCCGGAAAAATGGCACGGAATCGCGCCATTTGTACGGCATACCGGTGAAGTGAAAGCATCGAGTGCCCTTCCGACCTATACCGAGATTTTTGGCAGAACCCTTGTCGATCTTGCGAAGGAAAACGACAAGATAATAGCAATTACAGCAGCAATGTCGAGCGGTACCGGGCTCAACGGATTTGCAAGTGAATTCCCCGAGCGCTTTTATGATGTGGGAATCGCCGAGCAGCACGCGGTTACGTTTGCCGCCGGCCTTGCGATTGAGGGCTATCGCCCGGTAGTTGCGATATATTCGACGTTCCTACAGCGCGCGTTTGATCAGATCATACAAGACGTTGTGCTGCAAGATTTACCCGTCGTCTTCGCAATCGACCGCGCCGGTATCGTTGGCGAAGATGGGCCGACGCATCACGGTGCCTTTGATTTGTCATACCTACGTAGCATTCCAGGCCTGGTCGTGATGGCGCCGAAGGATGAAGACGAGCTGCGTCACATGCTTCATACCGCGCTTGCAATGAAAAAGCCGGTCGCTATCCGCTACCCGAGAGACAAGGGGCTTGGCGTTGATATGTCCGGTGAGTACCGGGTCATCCCGGAAGGACAAGCAGAAATACTGGTTAAGGGTTCCGATGTCTGTCTGCTGGCCGTAGGCCGTATGGTACAATCATCGCTCGACGCAGCCCAGCTGCTCGAAGAGCGCGGCATCTCAGCATCGGTTGTAAATATGCGCTATATTAAACCGCTTGACGCCGAGATACTGCGGTGGGCTCTGAAAAACCACTATCTTATTGTAACCGTTGAGGAAAATTCACTCATGGGCGGTTTTGGGTCTGCCGTGCTTGAAGCTGCTGCCGAGCAGGGCGAGAGCACACCCGTCCTAAGACTTGGTCTGCCCGATAGGTTTATATCGCACGGGTCGATTAAACGCCTCCTGGCAGAAGTCGGCCTTGATTCTAACGGCATCGCCTACAGTGTTAACCGTAAGCTCGATGACATCAGGCCACCGAAAACGCGTCCAAGCCTTGTCGAAAAACGTACACCGGGCAAAAAAGCGTCTGTGGTCGAACGATAA
- a CDS encoding TlyA family RNA methyltransferase — protein MTRKRADVYLVEVGIASSREQAQRLISEGKVFADGKPITKPASLVDDHSHINVVEAASYVSRGGLKLEKALHSFNIPTEGKHAIDIGASTGGFTDCLLRHGTKAVTAIDVGYGQLAWSLRQDPRVTVMERTNIRHVTPENVPYLADIITIDVSFISHEKIFDNVLQLLRPEGEIIALIKPQFEAGRERVGKKGVVRDPDIHKDVLAELWDYYTKHSLVVKGLTYSPVKGPEGNIEFLVYLSGTGEGIPESEKAETISGVVDEAHAALHAAP, from the coding sequence ATGACACGGAAACGAGCCGATGTATACCTCGTGGAAGTCGGTATAGCGAGCAGCCGTGAGCAGGCACAACGTCTGATAAGCGAGGGTAAAGTATTTGCGGATGGCAAGCCGATCACAAAACCCGCCAGCCTTGTCGACGACCACAGCCACATCAATGTTGTCGAAGCTGCATCGTATGTCTCCCGAGGCGGCTTAAAACTTGAGAAAGCTCTCCATTCGTTTAATATTCCCACCGAAGGAAAGCACGCAATAGACATCGGTGCTTCTACCGGCGGTTTTACCGATTGCTTGTTACGGCACGGCACCAAAGCGGTCACCGCAATCGACGTCGGCTACGGGCAACTTGCCTGGTCGCTCCGGCAAGACCCGCGCGTTACGGTTATGGAGCGCACGAATATACGCCATGTTACCCCTGAAAATGTACCCTATCTTGCAGATATCATTACTATTGACGTATCGTTTATCTCCCATGAAAAGATCTTCGATAATGTTTTGCAGCTGCTGCGACCGGAAGGCGAAATTATCGCCTTGATAAAGCCGCAATTCGAGGCGGGGCGTGAGCGTGTGGGTAAAAAGGGTGTTGTACGAGACCCGGATATCCACAAAGATGTGCTTGCCGAGCTATGGGATTACTACACGAAACACAGCTTGGTGGTTAAAGGATTAACGTATTCACCAGTCAAAGGACCGGAGGGAAATATAGAATTTTTGGTTTACCTGAGCGGCACCGGGGAGGGCATCCCGGAATCAGAAAAAGCCGAGACCATTTCCGGGGTTGTAGACGAAGCGCATGCCGCGTTACATGCGGCACCGTAA
- a CDS encoding NAD(+)/NADH kinase, giving the protein MENSTNKAVRTIAVVPNIEKPNVPVVALELAQWLGERSVRVIMKDEDAIKLDRSDLGVDESAFRQSDIVVCLGGDGTILRGVRLLRGAAVPVIGVNLGRVGFLSEVELNEMYPAMERIIAGDFMLDERMMLQCVLKAGDYQLEYLALNELAIERGRFQHMIEIDTYINEEFFSRYTSDGLIFATPTGSTAFSFSAGGPIVSPGQELILLAPINPHSLFGRTLVLGSTDTIRIELGKKVEVQVGVDGFAVFNSIIDEITIAKAPQKAILARLKERSFYTLFKDKLRVWDTWLR; this is encoded by the coding sequence ATGGAAAATTCGACAAATAAAGCGGTTCGAACAATAGCGGTCGTTCCGAATATCGAGAAGCCTAATGTACCCGTTGTGGCGCTTGAGTTGGCGCAGTGGCTGGGCGAGCGAAGCGTGCGCGTCATTATGAAAGACGAAGACGCGATAAAGCTCGATCGCTCCGATTTGGGAGTCGATGAGAGCGCTTTTCGACAGAGCGACATCGTGGTCTGTCTCGGTGGAGACGGCACGATTCTTCGAGGCGTACGCCTGCTTCGGGGCGCCGCAGTCCCCGTAATCGGCGTCAATCTTGGTCGTGTCGGCTTTTTATCTGAGGTCGAACTTAATGAGATGTACCCGGCGATGGAGCGCATCATTGCAGGTGATTTCATGCTTGATGAACGGATGATGCTTCAATGTGTGCTGAAGGCGGGCGATTACCAGCTAGAATATCTCGCTCTCAATGAGCTCGCAATCGAACGGGGCCGCTTCCAGCACATGATCGAAATTGATACATACATTAACGAAGAATTCTTCAGCAGGTATACCTCGGACGGCCTCATATTTGCAACACCGACAGGCTCGACCGCATTTTCGTTTTCCGCCGGTGGACCGATTGTATCGCCGGGCCAGGAATTGATACTGCTTGCACCGATAAACCCGCACTCGCTTTTCGGCAGGACGCTTGTTTTAGGAAGCACCGATACGATACGCATTGAGCTGGGTAAAAAAGTAGAGGTACAGGTCGGTGTCGATGGGTTTGCTGTTTTTAATTCGATAATCGATGAAATTACCATTGCCAAGGCTCCGCAAAAGGCAATTTTAGCACGGCTTAAAGAGAGAAGCTTCTACACGCTTTTCAAAGACAAACTTCGCGTGTGGGACACATGGCTGCGTTAG
- the recN gene encoding DNA repair protein RecN — protein sequence MLQELYISNLALIDKAKAVFGDGLNVLTGETGAGKTVVVGAVNLLLGGRAGTSLIRRDCTKAEVEGVFSVPKKMREDETVADLFDDEDEHIIIRRIISADGKNKCYINDRMVTLAKVQEIGKRLIDLHGQHEHQSLFKISSHIDFLDKYGGAELLQLREAFIDQSKRFKQLKDGLAHLKGAERELLGKKDLLQFQIGEIDSADLSPNEDEELTHERDILRNAEKLYTAVAGAAVTLDESGESMSATELIAQAAAELKHVSGIDTPLDEITGRLDSLLIEVEDCVAGLRDYGTTLDFPPGRLQEVEDCLALLSLLKRKYGATIEDILRYRDQAAAEMALCDTSEERKEALQAEISQKEKELARIAFCQSNARKQFAKAFSAEVKRELAELNMPNAQFEVLCIREQDSEGLLVDGGWYRLYSTGIDKIEFMVSANKGEPVKPLIKIASGGEISRIMLALKIVLADADEVSTLIFDEVDVGIGGKTAMAVGQKMAVLARKHQVIAVTHLPQIASYADRHFNVVKSEKGSRTVTEIGELLDRDRIDEMARLLSGNAESDVSLKHAEELLSKASKSKRGTVHGTVN from the coding sequence ATGCTGCAAGAGCTGTATATTAGCAATCTGGCGCTTATAGATAAAGCAAAAGCCGTCTTTGGCGACGGCTTAAACGTTTTGACCGGCGAAACCGGAGCCGGCAAGACGGTTGTCGTTGGGGCGGTAAATCTACTGCTCGGCGGACGCGCCGGCACCTCGCTCATTCGCCGGGACTGCACCAAGGCCGAAGTCGAGGGCGTATTCTCGGTACCTAAGAAAATGCGCGAAGACGAGACCGTAGCCGACCTCTTTGATGATGAAGACGAGCACATTATTATCCGCAGAATTATTTCCGCAGATGGCAAGAACAAGTGCTACATTAACGACCGCATGGTCACGCTGGCAAAGGTTCAGGAGATCGGGAAACGCCTGATCGACCTGCACGGGCAGCACGAGCATCAATCGCTTTTCAAAATATCCTCTCACATTGATTTTCTCGATAAATACGGCGGCGCCGAACTTTTGCAGCTCAGAGAAGCATTTATAGATCAAAGCAAGCGGTTCAAGCAGCTCAAAGATGGTCTTGCGCACCTGAAAGGCGCCGAGCGAGAGCTGCTCGGCAAAAAAGACTTGCTACAGTTTCAGATTGGTGAGATCGATAGCGCCGATCTTTCGCCGAACGAGGATGAAGAGCTTACGCACGAACGCGATATACTGCGCAACGCCGAGAAGCTTTACACGGCAGTCGCCGGTGCGGCCGTTACGCTCGATGAGTCCGGCGAAAGCATGTCCGCAACCGAACTGATAGCGCAGGCAGCCGCAGAACTAAAACATGTCTCGGGAATCGATACACCGCTCGATGAAATAACCGGGCGCCTGGATAGTTTATTGATCGAAGTTGAAGACTGCGTGGCGGGTTTACGAGACTACGGCACCACTCTTGATTTTCCACCGGGCCGGTTGCAGGAAGTCGAGGACTGCTTGGCGCTTCTATCGCTGTTAAAACGCAAATACGGCGCGACGATTGAAGATATTCTGCGTTATAGGGACCAAGCGGCGGCTGAAATGGCGCTCTGCGATACATCGGAAGAGCGCAAAGAAGCACTGCAGGCCGAAATATCCCAAAAAGAAAAAGAACTTGCACGTATCGCATTTTGCCAGAGTAATGCGAGGAAGCAATTCGCTAAAGCGTTCTCGGCTGAAGTTAAGAGAGAACTTGCTGAATTGAATATGCCAAATGCGCAATTTGAGGTATTATGTATCAGGGAACAGGACAGCGAGGGCTTGCTTGTCGATGGCGGGTGGTACCGCCTCTACAGTACCGGAATCGATAAGATAGAATTCATGGTTTCGGCTAACAAAGGCGAGCCTGTTAAACCGCTTATTAAGATCGCATCCGGTGGGGAAATCTCCCGCATAATGCTGGCGCTAAAAATCGTATTAGCCGATGCGGATGAGGTATCAACGCTGATATTCGATGAGGTTGATGTCGGGATCGGCGGAAAAACGGCAATGGCCGTCGGACAGAAGATGGCTGTGCTCGCGCGCAAACATCAAGTCATCGCCGTAACTCACCTGCCTCAAATCGCAAGCTATGCGGACCGGCACTTTAATGTCGTAAAAAGCGAGAAAGGCAGCCGTACGGTTACCGAAATCGGTGAGCTTCTCGATCGCGACCGCATCGATGAAATGGCGCGGCTCTTAAGCGGAAACGCTGAGTCGGATGTTTCCCTTAAACATGCGGAAGAATTACTGAGTAAAGCAAGTAAGAGCAAACGTGGGACGGTGCATGGAACAGTTAACTAA